A stretch of the Chitinophagaceae bacterium genome encodes the following:
- a CDS encoding 30S ribosomal protein S6, with translation MQNHYETTVIITPVLSEEDVKLTIQAHLDFLKANGSEIIQEDYWGLRKLAYPIKNKTTGIYFVTEFKGPSDIIDKLELNLRRDENVLRFLTVKLDKYAIEYNDKRRKGLIGKKKEKTENS, from the coding sequence ATCATTATGAAACCACGGTTATCATCACACCGGTTCTTTCAGAAGAAGATGTTAAGCTTACTATTCAAGCGCATCTTGACTTTCTGAAGGCTAACGGGTCTGAAATAATCCAAGAGGACTACTGGGGTTTAAGAAAACTTGCATACCCGATCAAAAACAAAACGACGGGTATTTATTTTGTTACTGAGTTCAAAGGACCCAGTGATATCATAGACAAGTTGGAATTAAATCTTAGAAGAGACGAAAACGTCTTAAGATTCCTTACCGTGAAGTTAGACAAGTACGCAATTGAGTACAATGACAAAAGACGAAAAGGTCTTATTGGTA